A part of Primulina eburnea isolate SZY01 chromosome 10, ASM2296580v1, whole genome shotgun sequence genomic DNA contains:
- the LOC140803457 gene encoding uncharacterized protein: MGHMLLSSSGLGAAAGERVEEGCLITERKKTPQTVAVGGGGGGGSKGGGICGGGRRSDHGSGSDSQDPGSWHGSEITEAYYETMIKANPGNPLLLANYAKFLKEVKGDLTKAEEYCGRAILANPNDGNVLSLYADLIWQTHKDSARAESYFEQAVKSDPNDCYVLASYARFLWDADEDHEDEDEELKASQCKVKITNHSTSNLPRWISLASSSSSFLNLSPLPPSMLTTIYVVCYICT, encoded by the exons ATGGGGCACATGCTGCTGTCAAGCTCCGGGTTGGGTGCCGCGGCGGGTGAGAGAGTCGAGGAAGGGTGTTTGATAACCGAGAGAAAGAAAACGCCGCAGACGGTGGCGGTGGGTGGCGGGGGTGGTGGCGGTAGCAAAGGCGGTGGCATCTGTGGTGGTGGGAGACGGTCGGATCACGGGTCGGGTTCTGATTCTCAAGATCCGGGGAGTTGGCATGGATCAGAAATTACAGAAGCTTATTATGAGACAATGATCAAGGCAAATCCTGGGAATCCTCTCTTGTTAGCAAATTATGCTAAATTCTTGAAAGAG GTTAAGGGAGACTTAACAAAAGCAGAAGAGTACTGTGGAAGAGCAATTCTAGCTAATCCAAACGATGGGAATGTGTTGTCTCTCTATGCTGATCTAATATGGCAGACACATAAGGATTCTGCCAGAGCTGAATCTTATTTTGAACAAGCTGTTAAATCTGACCCCAATGACTG TTATGTACTAGCTTCATATGCCCGATTTCTGTGGGATGCCGATGAGGATCATGAAGACGAGGATGAGGAGCTAAAAGCAAGCCAATGCAAAGTGAAGATCACGAATCACTCGACATCGAACTTACCAAGATGGATCTCATTGGCCTCATCTAGCTCCAGCTTCTTGAATCTAAGTCCTCTTCCTCCATCCATGTTAACTACCATATATGTAGTCTGCTATATATGTACATAG